The DNA window TACTGTGCTAGTAAACAGGACACAAAAATCAATCCAATACATGTGAATACAAAAGGGCGGAAGAAAATGCAATGTTCATTGTTGCACTATTTAgtaataaaagaacacaaaaattgttttgtgcttttttatGTGGGGTAAAAAACTCTTCTCCTGTTTTTGTCTGGATGGGTACACACCCTGTTGTTAACATCATGGATTCTCCTCCTTGTCCTTTGTTCTCCTCCAGAACATTCCTTTGATCAGTCATCTTAATCCTGCATCCGATCCTATATCCAGTCAGGTCTTCTCTGCCTAACTTCAATAATTACAAAATCAGACTGTTTTAGTGACCATTGTGGAAACAGCTTGTGGACCATCTTCACCCAGAGGGTTGTGAGATTACTGAGCTACATtgttccaggaaaaaaaaaacacttttcagtCTTTGTTACAATTTTGTaataaatgtgtacatttttttaattttttggacATCACATGAATTAAGATATGTATGTACGaatgtgtatataatatatatatatagatagctgtgtctatatatatatacatgacgtctattttggaaaaaaaaggtAACTATTCTCTGCTCAACCTCATTTTTAGGAGGTGAGCAGTGGTGGCATTATGTgttagaaacaaaaaaaaaatcaaatgaaaaaaatagtGTTAATAATGTTAAGCTGCCAGACAGGGCTTCACGTTTGTTACCCTGTGCACTTATGACCAAGATAAATGAAGAAGGAAGGCCTTCACTTTCTTGAACCAAGGACATCCATACCCTGAAACAATGAGGGTGGAGACATTAAAGCAGCTGTTTGATTAGAAGCATTTCATAGGAAAAGGAAAACCGGTACACCGCTAACAAAAGCCTGACCAGTCTTGTATTTTCTGATCACATTTAAagcttctttcttttctttgtaaTAAAGCAGAATGGCTTTCCTGAACCAGTGTTTGTCTCTCTATGGGAAGGGTCTGAGGAGCACCCATTGCAAGCGATGGCCAAGAATCTGGACCAAGATTCAGAAATCAAAGTTAAGTTACTACAAATGAAGACTTGTGAGCTTGCCGTGCAAATAATTAGAATATTTGTAATGGAGCAGCAGGAAATAGCAATATTTTATGGCAAATGCAAGAACATGATTTCATGGATTCTTTTAAAtcaaaaatgtgtatttattagaTAATGATTTGTTCAGAATGTGTAAATATGGGATTTAAATTTCTGCATTCAATTCACTGACAATTGTATTAATCTCATGATTTATTCACAGTTGTAATCATAGAATGATGGtgctgagtttttttttaatggactaTCCAAAAGAACCAGTGAGCTTACCCTAGGGTCCTCAATTAAGCTATTACAACAAAGTATGAAAGAAATGTTTTCTCTTGCTACTGTGTTCTCTAAAAATGGCCtgagattatttaaaaatcctttCAAGCCAAAACCTTACaacaaactttttaaaaatttatttcagCATTTTAATTAGCTTTGTTCGCTGTAGCTTTCAGAGGTGCATTTGTTTCCTATCAACACCACTGAACAATTGTTCCTCTGGAACAAAGCATTTCATATCAGTTCATACAAGTGTGCATTATTTACACTAACTATTTGTGCAGAAATTATGATTCCACTTTGAAGGGTTTATCTGCTAGTAGCAAATGCACAAATATTTTGCAATTCCTTTAAAGTAATTAACATTAATAGTCTGTTTTGGTTCTTTTCCTTGTGTAAATGATTACCAGTAGACACAGGATAATTAAGCAGACACtgcatattaataattatatttaaaaaatgttttaataagatTATAGCATTACTCATAATGGTTAATTGTACACAAAATATTGATTTACAAAAAGGTTTATAGGGAGCATGAAATTTCAACACTCTACTGGAATGTTTCTGAAACTACAAATTCCATCATTAGGCACCCACTGTGTGTGCGTCACTGTCTGAATACTGCATATTAAGGCTTGTGCAATGAGATGTTGCCTCTTCCACAGCTTTAACGCAGGCCACATTCATGTTTCTATGGCGTTTGTATCCAGTCCATTCACTTCATCAGGGGCAAAGTTCTTAAGCAACTTGTTtgtaaaatactatttttggCCTAATATATGTGGACACCcaatttaatatttcatttgaaATTAATGGAATTAATTGGTAGTTTACCACCACTAGCTGCAGTATTAGGAGggttttttgtccatttttctcCTCCAGAACTTTCCTTTGATCAGTCGTCTTAATCCAGCATCCAATCATATATCAGTCAAGTTTTGTCTTTAACTCCAATAATTACAACATCAAACTGTTTAGTGAGCAGAGAGGTTGGAATATTTGTGAAAATCTGATGATATTCAGTTACAAGAGAACAGGCGAGTCTGGtattgaaaaatgaataataatccataaacattttaatttatccCAAAATATTGGACTGAGTTTCATAGTTCAAATCCTTTtgggcagctgctccagtgtgtcccattttatttcatgcttttctgtggaaattATATAATCTGTGTTAATAGTTGAACGTCTGTGTCTAATATctgtacaatttaaaatatttgaattcACTACTTAGAACCAGATCCAcagagggccgtgtgggtgcaggttttctttccaaccacgcagaagccacacctcattccacctgttttcaaTCATTGaatctaatcaatagatcttgattttcagtagtgtggggcttttgcgtggttgaaaagaacacctgcacccacacagCCCTCcatggatttggtttgacacccctgactTAGAATCATTGTCAGCAAACATTTGGGCATAATGTGTGTCAAACATTTTTGATGTAATAAGACTGAAAAATAGAACTCATTCACAACAATCATTTTCCTCATTTGCCATTTCCCTCTTGACAATTTCAAAGAGCTCACTATAACCTGAAAACTGGTAATGACAGAATTTTGATTTCTCTGACTACTGTATAAACTCTGAATCTGGCAAAACCTGAATATATCAGCTGAAAAAAGTAATGAATAGAGCATGTCTTACTAATAGTAGGCAACAGGTCACAGATGCAAGCCAattccagaaaaaaaagtgcAATGGGAAGTAACAAACTTGCTATAACTTTCTCATTATACCTTTCATGGAAGCCATTATCATCTTTCCCCAGCTAAAACAAGACTGATACCAACCAAAATATGGTACTCTAACCCTGCTGgataagtttttatttacagtcATTAATATCTCCCAAGGCTTTCTGTGAGAGTGGCTCCTTAGTTTCACTTGGATTCTGGGGAGACAACAACCTCAGACGAAGCAGCATCTGCTTTAGCAACatcttctgaaaaaaaaaatatatatatatacatatatatcagtattaaatgtaattaatacttttaaaaaatatttttgcattaataataaaatgcacCTGTTCTAGACGTCAATATTTCCCACTTTTGCCAAAGAACAATTTTGTTTACAAGGTTAGACGGAGCCAAATCATGAAGATTCAAGACAAAACATAAGACAATTGGATGAGAAATAATATGTTTCAGTCAAACAGTAATTCACCCACCCCTGTCCTTCTTttcttgggtttcctctgctgcAGTCTTATCAGCCCTAAAGAAGATGCGTGCACTGCTCAGAGAAAAGTAAAGCAGCTCGAACTCCTGCCAacataaaacatgcacaaaaagTAGGTATGCAAAGAAATCACCAAACTATCTTCTATTCCAATTCTAAACTCTTTCATATAGAGATATACTCAGATGGGCCattacattatgaccacctctttgtttctacactatccatcctctcagctccactgaccatacaggagcactttgtagatctttAATTACAGATTGTCTAAATTTCATCTCTTGTTCAGCATACCTTATTTGCCCctgagaatagttcaccaaccaaaaatattcagccaacagtgtcctgtgtccactgatgaaggactagagaacaACGGTTCTCTACACTAATGGCAGCGATATTGTTAAGCATTTATTACTGATTAAGTGTTCATGTGTTGATGTTTTTTGGGGCTGAACACCACTCAGCACTTGAGTTCAGACAGATGAgtaaatttttcattcattgttgcAACATCCAACTCCCGTTGGAGTATTTTGTCAGCCACCACttcaaggagcgtttgaacctcttcaagaAACATGGCATACATTTTGCAAACTGCAATTGTGGTTggatataaaaaacaaaaaatgatcaCTACTGTACCTTGTAAATTTTACACATGGCTAGTTTATGCTAGAAGTCTGCAGTTTGTTGTGATAGCCAATCAAtgttctgcaaggtttacacgtcacgtttagtccctacttggctCGCTTGGAACCAAGAGCCAGTAGGGTCTAAACagtacccagttccaggtacCATACTTTCCTAATGGCGAACAAAATATTGAGCCAAGCAGTTACCATGCAGCGGAAAAGCGGCAATACAGTGGACAGTATGTGAACACAGGGTTTAAAtctttcagcagcactgctgcgtTTGTTGGtagactccagtctgtaattgtagaactacaaagtgctcccgtatggtcagtgaagctgagagtaTGGATAGTGATTCCGAGAAATAAACAAGGAAtgtgaaacaaggaggtggtcacaATGTTAATGCTGATCTGTGCATcatacaaaaatacaaagcaTATATAACATGAAGCTGAAAATGCTCACACCATACCTGGAGATAGATATCCAGTCTCTTCTGAGTTAAGTTCATGGTCTGCATTAATTTCTCGTCTTGGTTGGTGGCCTGAACATTCTGCTCTTTGACCACTGCATTCATCTCCTTCATGTATTTCTCTCTGACTGCCTGGAACCAGTGCAATGAATCAAACTCTTGATACTGGTCCAGCAGCTTCAGAATGTAGGCAACACCTTAGgtgaaataatgaaaataaataaaaacagatatgcCCATCAGAGAAACAAACTCAGTCACAAGAGCTAAACTTTATGAGGTACATGTGCAAAAGTAACAGTATCTGATTCTTACCCATGGCAAAGCCATCATCTGTGAAGGCTGCAccatttttgttctttttgttcagCTTCTCTTTGCAGCTGATGGAGTGCTCCACAAAATTTACTgtctaaacatttaaaatggaggagtcacaaaaaattaaaagtgaaatgctatggaaaaaaaagaaaaatcacaaccagcaagagggaaaaaaaaaaaaaaagatggctgCTTACCAAAGGTGGAACGATCATGTAAAAGTTCCTCAAGTGCATATTCTTCACACTGCGGAACTCTGGGGCAAACACACCCACAAGCATTTTGAAATATTCTGTTCCTTCTGCAGAATTACTGGTCAGGTCACTGAGGACAGAGTCTAAGAGGCTAAAgggaaatatgtatttatttcatttgtgcTTTCCCAACTGCTAAAATTATTGTccacgtgttttttttttatctgagaTATCAAGTAAGAAAACTGCTCTGTAAAATTCTTATTTTGACAAAAGATATAGTAAGCAGACCCGGAGACACTGTGTGTTCTGTACCTGGCTGATTTCTGGGTCTCCTCAGAGAGACCCTCCTCCTTCACTAGCTCTTCAAAATTTACAATGTCCTCCAGGTCAGGAACAAACCTGAGAACATTAGAAAATATTTACTAGAGTAGAAATACTGATCATGGTCAAAATTGTCCTATGAGGTTGTTTGACTTGATCCAGCATGAAGTGGCCATAAACATGACAGAACATTTTCTAGTTTTGAAGTATTttggtataaaaatatattgctACACAAATGCAGTTCTAATACAATTTGGCATTTCTAGGTCTATACCTtttacattaatgtgtgaaCGGGTCAGACCTACAGCATTCAATAAAATTCCCTGGGTTCAGCACCAGTTTCATAAGTTTATCACAACTCAAGAAGTAATCTAGCCTTTGTTCAGCACTTCTGAGAAGATTTATGAATATAGATGCATGTTATAGATGAGTGGGCCTACTCTACAACAATTGTGCGTGTCTAAGTCTTATATGCCACTCCTCACTCACCTGATAGCACTGCTGCAGCAGTGCAGGCCTCCAGAGCGGATCATTCGCACATAACCCATTGCATTACCTATGAAAAAACAATACAGACTCTCATGTAATGTCTTGCCACCACTTAATTTTGTTAGATGCAACAATTTTATGTAAACATTAATGTCCCACCAATCTGGCTGATGAGCTGTCTGAACTGATCCAGGTAACTCTGACCATCTGGGGTAATTCCAAGTTTCCTGATCCCCCGGTTGAACTTTTCTGCCCTTTCAAATGGGTACTAATTAATACCCAGtggaaaattaaacaaaagatgaACATTTGGAAAGTTTTGccaaaatcaaaaaaaaaacaaacaaaaaaaaaaacaccagagcTAGCAAATTGCATACCTTCTGATCTGACTGGTCTTTAGTTTCTCTGAAAAATCGGATGTCTTTAATGAGTCTAGACTTGATGTGTTCATCGTACATAAACTGGCTGAAAATGTAAAACTTCTTCCGGAGGAACTGATATGTGAAATTTACCTGAACAGGATTAGATTTGAGTCAGTCAAACTGCCTAGAAATATATCTGCAAAAGCAATTTAGTCAGAACACTCTCAATATAATTTAGTCAAATAGTTTgttacaacaataataaaaaaacagcttgATCATCTGCCCATTTCTATTGTTTTTTGGCAGGCGTTTACATACAGTAGTGTTCATGATGCCAGTTCCATGGGTGCGTATAGAGTTTGCGATGTGTCGGATATTGATGGTATTCAAATGCTTGTTGTTGCTAGTCTTCTCAATAAATATCtacaaaaatgtaaatcaatTGCATTAATATTCAAGTAACAAACAACTACTCAATGTCAGGACAAAATCtactttctctgttttttttacattttggtccaaataaatgtgaaaaacatTAATTTCCATTATAACTAGTTTATCCTGAAATGTTAATTTTTCAGACAAAAGCAAACAATGCTTTAAGGAACTGGACTTGCCTGGTTGTTCAGATTGTAGAGGTATCGTGAAACAAACACGTGGATGTTCCTCATAATCTCCAAGACATCCAATCCCTAACAGATATCCATGTTAGAGAAAAAACATGAATCGTACATAATTAACATGTGACACACGCTTGTTTTGAAGTATGTTTTGGAAGTAATATATACCTGTTCCAGAGTTTGGCTGGGGAGATGGGCCTCAGTCATGACCAAGCCATAACGTTGCGTAGCTAGGTTCCTCATTTCACTGTATGTGGCCCAGTCATGGAGAGCCACTGTTGTTAGGTTATAGAATGTTTTGTCCAGGTAGTGAGTTACATAGGCTGCATCAACAACAACCATCAAGTGTTACTTATGCAACTAAATGAAAGAAACACTCTTTCCTTCCCATCACACTATTGGAAATTATTACTTCAGAAATGATTATAAAGTTTATAATGCATTTTATAAAAGCTCCCTTGCTTTTGAACATCTCTCAGTTCAAAATACCTTTGATGTCAATGAAGCGATTGAAGAAGCGGATAGGTTTGAGGGAGAAGAAGTGAGCCAGATCCTTCATGCCAACTTTGAATGGGTTCCGATCGTCAAGCTTGAGATGCGTGTGCACAGAAAGTCGCAGATCCTTCTCTATCTCCTTACACAGTTTGTCCAACAAATGCTAagaaacaaagacattttaGGGATTATATTCTTAAACACATGCACCACCATTAGAGCAAATTAGAGCCTATCTTTTTCATTAAACCCAAGTATTTGGTCTGAAAAAGATTTTGTCTGATGTAAATTAGCAATTCTTTTTAGGAGTCCTTGAGATGTGCATGTTATActgctcagtttttttttcattcattcattgtctataactcctcatccagttcagggttgcggtgggtccagaacctaccttgaatcattgggcgcaaggcaggaacacaccctggagggggtgccagtccttcacaatgtgacacacacacacacacacacatttttgagtagccaatccacctaacaacgtgcgtttttggaccatgggaggaacccaaagcactcggaggaaacccacgcagacacatggagaacacaccaaactcacagtcacgcggagtgggacttgaaactacaacttccaggtccctggagctgtgtgacagcaacactacctgctgtccctaaaaatatttttaaacattttaattgatttctaagggcggcacggtggcgcagcaggtagtgtcgcagtcacacagctccaggggcctggaggttgtgggttcgattccagctccgggtgactgtctgtgaggagttggtgtgttctcaccatgtccgcgtgggtttcctccgggtgctccggtttcctcccttgcgcccgatgattccaggtaggctctggaccccccgcgaccctaaattggataagcggttacagataatggatggatggaattgaTTTCTAGATATTTATCATTAAAACAATCAATTACTTGAATACTAACATAAGAGCCGAAGTCCTACCGTGAACATATATTAAtgagcatttatttatattttaatcagtATAAACCCCATCAAAGCTCTTTCTGGCTCACCTCATTGAAAACGTCCATGATCTCTTTGTCATAGCATTCCAACAGCTGTTCACAGGATTCCATGTGTTTGGCGTGTAACATGGTGGGCACACAGTCTCTGAGAGCACTGAACATATACTGAGGACACCAAGAAAATAATTGCAAAACCAGAGTTACAAACTAGATTACATGAATGTAATCAGGACTCAGGAATCAGTAATCAGTGCCTGATGAGAATAAGATATAGTGGAATTTTAGTGCATGTGGCTTAACTGTTTCACCTTTATACATAAGTGAAATACAACAGAACTTACATGAATCCTTGCTGCATCCACAGCATTGTCATACACATCGTCCAGGTAAATGGGAAAGATTGCACGGTGCCAGTACAGAAAGCTGCAGTCACACTGTACTTTGACCCTAAAGAGAGGAGAGATAACTTCTTGGCCTTTAGAATAACATGATTTTGCCTTTTATCCCTAAACAAAAATGACAGTTCTGTTCACACGACATAAGTTAAACTTAATCTACCAGTCTCACCTCTCCCTTAATTCACTAATCAGGTCCAGCTTCTTCAGCACAAGTTGTAGTGGCAGAATTTCTTCATCCTTGAAAGTTTTCTGtgaaaaatatacataattttATGCAGTAAATCAGGGACTATTAATATAAGATCACAATATTGTATTATTGGGGGTAGCAAGACTGCAAAATTTATACTGATGCAAATAGATGCACAGCCCTCCCAGAGTGGTGGCTGATAGAGGTGATTGGAATATGGTTAGGATTTTGCTTAGAAGTACACTAGATTATCAGAGGTCCCAAAAATGGCAAAAACTTGTCAGAGCAGCAAATCAGCATATGTGACTTTAGACAGTACTTTAAAATGGAAATCCAGAATGACTGGAGTTTTTAGCATGCCCAGAATGTGTTAGGTCAGCTAGTGTGCCACCACACTGGTTAGAGGTCTAGTCTACATGTGGATAAATCTTTGCAAGCCTGACTTTGCATCAGTGAACTGTTTGCATTGTTTTGAACAGAATGATTTTAAAGTGCACAAAGGAGGATGAAGTATGAACACTGCGCAGAGCAACCATCCAACATTCATCACTAAATCTGACACCTAGTTTGGCCCCCTCAGAGCCTTTGTTTATGGACACTCtcatcactgttctgtattgaGATAAATGAGGAATGCAGCCCATCAGATTGTATGTTAGCTTAAATAAGTAATTGTGTGTCATTTATGTATAATACGTAAGTGTTAAAAAGCAGTCATTTCCTAAACTGGTAGATATTGGCCACTAGTCAAGAAGGCAATGTTACATGTTCATGATCATGAACTGTCCTGACCAACAATTACAATTATAAAACAGATCAAAAGTGTATGACattggtttcccagacagggattaagcatAGTCCTGGATAGGGTTGAAAAATTTAAGGGAAATTTCAAAGTTGGGACATATACCATGGGAATTAACAGGTAATTATGCAAATTAACAGAAAACAATGGGAATATTCAAAGCTAGGTGagaaatgtacatatttttggtaaaaaaaaaacatactgatGCATAATCCTGGCTAAAATACTTAGATATGATACCAAAGTTTCCCCTCAAACCCAAGCACATGGCATGGCTATTGAGACCACACCTCCTGCACTGTTCATTCCTCCATCACATGtatatggagtcaaaaaagggtcaaaaagattttgagcttgtaaaacaatactcacagatgtaacggactttgtaactgcatttgagcaactacatacacttaaaattcaaatccacaaatgtattggaatgcacaaatttaaaacaacaacaattatAATTTAAATTCTCAACATTTGCTGTCACTCAACATTTGCTCACCGCTGTTAAACGCCTCCAATTCTCCATCATGGCGCTTCCAGCCAGACATACAATAGAGAGTCAGGTAAGTAACAATAGTACTTCATGTTTCTTTTTGCTAAAAAAACGAATCAGTGTTCTGactggttaaacaaacctcttGATCCatctaaagctttcctattggtccatcaactGGCTGTCAAAATGGGGTCAAAAATCTGCagctgcaaaaagagattcatgCAAGCagcagagtgaatgtgtggatttttttcaCCACACtgaaaaactcccactgtcacatttgaaATCTCAAAAATGTTTGCTCTTGGTTCAGGAAGAAGCCTGGAACTATTAAGCAGAAATGCAGAACATGCAGAGGCCAGACTTGAGAAGCTTGTGGGAAAATAACTTtgacctttattttttttaagaaggAGGAAGGCTGCTTTGTTATACATTTTGAATAGCATTTTTTGAGGGGGGTGGCATGAGATCTTTTGCTTGTATTTTGATTGAACTTTTGATTGCTCAGTGAAAGAATTAGGCCTTTATAAAATTCTGCAGGCAACTAACTATGTGTTAcagttattatttgtattattatgcCTTCATGTCTGATGttgacaaaaataaaagaatacatTGATGATAGTATAGTTCCTGTTACATTATCCAATATTTCCAATAAATTCCCAAAATTTATATGGAAAGTTTACCTTTTGGAATATTTCCTGAGTTGGAAAGTTCTCACAGAAACTTACTGGAAA is part of the Hoplias malabaricus isolate fHopMal1 chromosome 4, fHopMal1.hap1, whole genome shotgun sequence genome and encodes:
- the washc4 gene encoding WASH complex subunit 4 isoform X2, which translates into the protein MNHLSELRRTAVCVSRSTGVLHGGRMAVESLSPDWEFDRFDDGSQKIHTEVQLKNYVKFLEDYTSQLKAIEEALDDSIGDVWDFTLDPVALKLLPYEQSSLLELIKTENKVLNKVITVYAALCSEVKKLKYEAETKFYNGLLYYGEGVSDTSVVEGECQVQMGRFISFLQELSCFVSRCFEVVVNVVHQLAALYNSNKAATKIIESTGVHFQTVYEHLGELLVVLITLDEIMENHATLRDHWKMYKRLLKSVHHNPSKFAIPEEKLKPFEKLLLKLEGQLLDSMIFQACVDQRFDNPGEGVSVSKNSAFAEEFAHNIRNIFANVESKLGEPAEIDQRDKYAGVCGLFVLHFHIFRTVDKKLYKSLLDVCKKVPAVTLTANIIWFPDTFLISKVPAAAKMMDKKSLQNIRTSRDTFLQQKAQSLTKDVQSYYVFVTSWMMKMEAILSKEQRTDKLSEDLSNRCNVFVQGILYAYSISTIIKTTMNLYMSMQRPMTKTSVKALCRLVELLKAVEHTFHRRSLVVADSVSHITQQLQSQALASISTAKKRVISDKKYSEQRLDVLSALVLAENTLNGPSTRERRLVVSLALSVGTQMKTFKDEEILPLQLVLKKLDLISELRERVKVQCDCSFLYWHRAIFPIYLDDVYDNAVDAARIHYMFSALRDCVPTMLHAKHMESCEQLLECYDKEIMDVFNEHLLDKLCKEIEKDLRLSVHTHLKLDDRNPFKVGMKDLAHFFSLKPIRFFNRFIDIKAYVTHYLDKTFYNLTTVALHDWATYSEMRNLATQRYGLVMTEAHLPSQTLEQGLDVLEIMRNIHVFVSRYLYNLNNQIFIEKTSNNKHLNTINIRHIANSIRTHGTGIMNTTVNFTYQFLRKKFYIFSQFMYDEHIKSRLIKDIRFFRETKDQSDQKYPFERAEKFNRGIRKLGITPDGQSYLDQFRQLISQIGNAMGYVRMIRSGGLHCCSSAIRFVPDLEDIVNFEELVKEEGLSEETQKSASLLDSVLSDLTSNSAEGTEYFKMLVGVFAPEFRSVKNMHLRNFYMIVPPLTVNFVEHSISCKEKLNKKNKNGAAFTDDGFAMGVAYILKLLDQYQEFDSLHWFQAVREKYMKEMNAVVKEQNVQATNQDEKLMQTMNLTQKRLDIYLQEFELLYFSLSSARIFFRADKTAAEETQEKKDRDVAKADAASSEVVVSPESK
- the washc4 gene encoding WASH complex subunit 4 isoform X1, whose product is MNHLSELRRTAVCVSRSTGVLHGGRMAVESLSPDWEFDRFDDGSQKIHTEVQLKNYVKFLEDYTSQLKAIEEALDDSIGDVWDFTLDPVALKLLPYEQSSLLELIKTENKVLNKVITVYAALCSEVKKLKYEAETKFYNGLLYYGEGVSDTSVVEGECQVQMGRFISFLQELSCFVSRCFEVVVNVVHQLAALYNSNKAATKIIESTGVHFQTVYEHLGELLVVLITLDEIMENHATLRDHWKMYKRLLKSVHHNPSKFAIPEEKLKPFEKLLLKLEGQLLDSMIFQACVDQRFDNPGEGVSVSKNSAFAEEFAHNIRNIFANVESKLGEPAEIDQRDKYAGVCGLFVLHFHIFRTVDKKLYKSLLDVCKKVPAVTLTANIIWFPDTFLISKVPAAAKMMDKKSLQNIRTSRDTFLQQKAQSLTKDVQSYYVFVTSWMMKMEAILSKEQRTDKLSEDLSNRCNVFVQGILYAYSISTIIKTTMNLYMSMQRPMTKTSVKALCRLVELLKAVEHTFHRRSLVVADSVSHITQQLQSQALASISTAKKRVISDKKYSEQRLDVLSALVLAENTLNGPSTRERRLVVSLALSVGTQMKTFKDEEILPLQLVLKKLDLISELRERVKVQCDCSFLYWHRAIFPIYLDDVYDNAVDAARIHYMFSALRDCVPTMLHAKHMESCEQLLECYDKEIMDVFNEHLLDKLCKEIEKDLRLSVHTHLKLDDRNPFKVGMKDLAHFFSLKPIRFFNRFIDIKAYVTHYLDKTFYNLTTVALHDWATYSEMRNLATQRYGLVMTEAHLPSQTLEQGLDVLEIMRNIHVFVSRYLYNLNNQIFIEKTSNNKHLNTINIRHIANSIRTHGTGIMNTTVNFTYQFLRKKFYIFSQFMYDEHIKSRLIKDIRFFRETKDQSDQKYPFERAEKFNRGIRKLGITPDGQSYLDQFRQLISQIGNAMGYVRMIRSGGLHCCSSAIRFVPDLEDIVNFEELVKEEGLSEETQKSASLLDSVLSDLTSNSAEGTEYFKMLVGVFAPEFRSVKNMHLRNFYMIVPPLTVNFVEHSISCKEKLNKKNKNGAAFTDDGFAMGVAYILKLLDQYQEFDSLHWFQAVREKYMKEMNAVVKEQNVQATNQDEKLMQTMNLTQKRLDIYLQEFELLYFSLSSARIFFRADKTAAEETQEKKDREDVAKADAASSEVVVSPESK